The Methanocella arvoryzae MRE50 DNA window TACAGACATTATTACCCATCGGCCCCGGGACGTGACCCGGAGGATAGACATGGCGGCGGAGGAAGCGCTTGACGAGGCAGTTATCAGGGAGGGTCTCAAAGCCAGAATCATCTCAGAGGAGATCGGCGAGCGCATCGTGCCGGCGGGGGCTATGCCAGAGCTGACTCTGCTGTGCGATCCGGTAGACGGCTCAAACAATTTTGTCTCGGGCATAACGTATTACTGCACCACCCTGACGCTCTCCAGAAAACCGGATGGGGCCACCTTTGCAGACCTTGATGCGGCTGCAGTTTCCAGCCCTCACATGGGCACCTTTTATGCTGCCAGGGACAGAGGAGCTTTTCTGGGCGACCGGCCGATAAAAGCCGTGCGGACGGGTTATAAGCCGATCTATTCGATCTACGTGTACGGGTCTGGCACGATACCCCTGGGGATCATCAAACTGCAGGAGAGAGACTGCATTGTCAGGACCATGGGCAGCATAGCGCTGGACATCTGCATGGTCGCCAGAGGCTCTTTTGATGCCGTGATTGACACCAGAAACAAGGTCAGCGGCTACGACGTGATGGCTGCAGGGCTCATCCTGCAAGAGTCGGGCGGCAACTTTTCGCTGCTGAACGGGTGGAGCCCCGATGACCTGCCGCTCAATTCAGCAGGACTGTCAATCATAGGCGCAGTTGATGAAAAGACGCGGGACCGGATCCTGCTGGAGCTTGAGAAATATCCAGATTAGGCTTGATCAGGAAGAATCAGTGGCTCTGCAAGGGGAAGCCCCACTTCTGCTGAACTCTTGCGCGCTCTTTCTCGAACTCCTGCGGGTCGTCCTCAAGCCTCTTTATCTTTCTGTACCCCGCGGCCACGGCGGCTCTTGCCGGCACAGAAGTCAAAGGCCAGTATCGGTCGTCGTCGATCCGGGTGAACTCCTCGGAGAAAATCTCACAGATCACATCCAGCGTGCCATAAGTGCAGCTGATCATCGAAAACTTGTTAGCGACCGCATCTCCGAAAGCCATTGCGAACAGCCTGCTCTTAAACCCGAGCCTGCCGGCAGCCAGCTCACACAGCTTGGTCATCGTGTCGTGAATGCTTTTCCGAATGTCTTCCTTGTCCCAGTCTACAGGTTTGGTATGGTATAGTCTCCTGTGGGTGAGCACTTCCGCTGCAGAGATAGGCACCGGCCCCTCGGCAGCCTCGTGAACCTCCCACACGATAACGACGTCGTCCCACGGCATTTCGCCGACGTCGGCGATTTCTGAAAACAGCAGGCGCAAATCCCGCCATAACTCATTAACCGTCTCTTTTACCGCCGGCTCCACTTCCGGCCTGACCAGGAGAACCAGACGGCCGTCATCCACGGCAGACTCCAGCACCGCAGAAAAGCCCTCAAGCTTTTCATATTCGACAGGCAGGGAGATGCCTACAGAGTCAGAGTCTCCAAGCCTGGTAATGCGTACTTTCGTCATGTCGAAGATTTTCATGCTGACAGAAAGTAGACCGCTGTCGATTTAACGGGTATGCGCGTTGAGAGCGGGCAGGTATAGTTAATCTTGAACTTTTAGGACTCTCAGGTACCGTTTACACTAAGTACGCAATGTACGCGAGATACACGAAGTTATATTATAAGATCATATTACAGCATGCCGTTATTATCGAACTTTGAGTACCTCGTGTACTTCGGGTACTTCGTGTAAACGGTACGGGTACTCGTACAAAACGTTCAGTAATGACCCGTGGATGAAAAGGGTATTTTCAAGTAGGGGTACGAAAAATTGAAAGTTGACCCTGAATAGTCGAAAATATCGCCAAACACTCGCCTCATGAAAACTGGTTTTTCAAGTTAAGCCGGTGAAAAACTCCTGGAGGTCGGGGAGTTCCCGGGAGGCGGGGGAGGATTTTCAGGCTGGGAGGTTGGGGAGGGTGGAGAGGTCTGAGAGGAGGATTGGGAGTGTGGAAAGGTTTGGGAGGATTTTTTAAGTTAATTCTCTCTGACCTCCGGGTACTCACATGACCTCCTCTCTGATCTCCATGACCTCCATGACCTCCCAGCTTGAAAGTTCTCTCTGAACTCCGTGAACCTCTCCGACCTCCTCCCCGACCTCTCAATACCTTCCGGACCCAGATTTTTTATGGAACGCCAAGGAGCCAGGAGCGCCAAGGTTTTTGGCGATATCTTCTGATCCTGATCACAAAATCCTTGGCGAACCTGGCCTCTTGGCGAGCCTGGCGGCCTTATAACCATAGCCGATAAAACACATTTTTCATAAGACTATACAATCAGAAACACGCAGTGAAGCGCTCTCAGAGCCTGATTCCCGAAGCCCAATAAAGTTATCATATATCAGGGGCAGTAATGATTACTTTCAGAGAACGAGGAGAAAGAGGAGACCATGAAGAAGCTTCGTATCGCCTGGGGTATCACTGGTGCAGGGCACTACTTGCGAGAATCTTATGCTGTGATGGGAGAGCTAAAGAAAGAAGGCCACTCCATAACCACATTTGTATCCCGGGCAGGAGAAGAGGTCTCCAGAATGTATGGCCTGTTTGACGATCTCAAAGAAATTTCTGACGGCACCTACCTGAACGAGATATTTCTCGATTCAGCCCAGGGTGCCAGCTTCCCGAAGATCGGCAGGTTCAACCTGAAACGCTACGACTTATTCGTACTGACTCCTGCGACGTCCAACACTGTGGCAAAAATAGTCTTCGGCATCGCCGATACGCTGGTGACGAACTGCGCGGCGCAGGCGATGAAAAGCGACGTTCCGTGCCTGATCGTGCCTGTAGACCAGGAAAGCGACGTCGTCTCTGAGTTACCATATACACTGGACAGGTCCAGATGCGAAAGTTGTGCGGAATGCCCGCCGAAAGCCGCATGCCCGGGCGAGGCCATCCAGGATCACATCGACTTACTTAAGTGCCAGGGCTGCGGCACGTGCGTAGATCTTTGCCTGCATGGGGCCATCTCCGGAGGCGATCCAGTACCACTGACCATCCGCCAGGTCGATGCTAGAAATACGAGGATGCTGGCGGAGATGGAGCACGTCCAGGTCATCAGCAGGCCAAAGCGGCTGCTCGAGACCGTCCGAAAAATGTAGCGCAATCGGAAACAACAATTATGCACCTGCATATTCTATAAAATGAATAATAGTGGAGATCGACGTAATCTCCATTCGGAGCAGGAGATCTAAATGCCGGACGTAAACCAGGTAGACCAGTATTTACTGGAGCTGATAAACAGGCATGCGATCCCCGGTTTCGACGGCTTTTTCAGAGTGTCCACACACTTCGGCAGCGTAGCTTTCTGGCTGGCCGCCTTCGCAGCGTACTCCCTCATCGGTAAAAAGAAGCTCATAGCTGCTATCTTCATCCTGGCCCTGCTCTTCGGGACGGTGATCAACGAGGACATAAAAAATATCGTCCAGCGGGAACGACCCGAAGGAGCTATAGTAGGAGCATCACTTACGCCAGTGAACTACTCCTTCCCGAGCCAGCACGCACAAACTGCGTTCATGCTGGCAGCGCTGGCCACTGCGCTTTTAGGCATAAAATATGGCCTGTACGCGTATCTCTTCGCAGGATATGTTGCCTTAAGCCGGATGTATCTCGGAGTCCATTATCTGACAGACGTTGCGGCCGGTGCAGTGATCGGGATCGTGATTGCAGAACTGGTCATGCTCGCCCTGTATTTTAACGGAGTGACGAAAAAAACTGGGCTTACAGGGCGGTTTATTCAGCTTGGTGGCATCACGCCTCCTGTAGAGATCGCAACCAGAGGACAGATGATTGTTGGGCTTATTATTTTCCTGACCGGGACGGGTATAGCTACTCTGGCAATGTTAACGAGCCAGTATATCGTATCGCTGGTATTCATCGCTCTGACGTATATCGCAATACTCAAGCTACCGCTGGCTTATGCGTTCTTTAAAGCCTGAGGCAGCACGGCAGGGGCGTTCATACAGGCAGCCGGGCAGCAAGCTTATCCAGCTCTTCGACGATGCGTTCGGGCGTATAAGCTGTCAGATCATCTAGTATGTCAGAACTCAGCATATCACCGGTCAAGGGCACTGAAACGCCTCGCAAAGTCGTGCCGTCGGCCATGTCGAGGCACCCGAGGGGCACCGGGCAGAGCTTTCCTGGTAACGTGGGCTCTGAGTTGATCAATACCGCTCCTTTGCGGCGTCCGGTGCCTCCCACGATCTTACTACCAGTGCTCGCTGTGGCCAGATCGGTCCAGAGGTCAGCCATGGTACGACCCTTGCCAGTACATTCGAGATGACTGCGGTAAAAGGTGGCGGGTTGCACCTCGCGGGTAAACAGCATCACCTGAAAAGAGCTTCCGGTCCAGTAGACGAACGGTTCTCTCCTGAACAGCTCTTGATAGCCTGTGTCGGAGACGGCAGCCCGGATGAATTCCTGCGCTGCCTCAAGCGCCTCTGCCAACGTCGAGCCGAAGCTGCGCTCGATCTGGAAGACAACACGATCGATCTCTCTGGCCGGGCCGATCCGGTTGAGAGAATAATAGAAGCCGATGTACCTGCGCTGGGGGAAGTATTGCCATACCAGCTGCTGCTCAGGTGATAGCCGGCCTCTTACCTCATCCAGATTGGAATACTGTTCCCTGGCCCGGATGATCTGCGGAGTGACGGCTTCCGACATCTGCCGGATATAGAGCGGCGGCGCCGTCTGCCCTGTGACGACCACTGATCTGATACGCCCGTGGGGTGTCCAGATCCGGGAAGCGAGCTCTCGCCCGTGCAGAAAGCCTGTCAGCTTCTCAGCAATTCTCCCGTAATAAGGTAGCACGTCCAGCTCGCCGTAAGGCCTGATAACGTCGCCCGATAAGCCGATCAGCCCCGCCTGTTCAGTCATATATTACGATCAGGGCTTCAGTTTCAAAAAGGCTCTCCAAAAAGAAAATGCATAGCATTAAAATTATGCTATGCCCTCCACTGTAAGCTATTTTTAACGTCTTCTCAGGCTGCCCGGAGACCCGCCCGATATGGATGGGGCTCCGCCGCTCACTCTTGACGGAGAGCTTATTCTACTCGCCGGCTGGGTAAATTTGGCTCCTCCTCCGCCGGACGGAGCACTAATCCTCTGAGCAGGCTGAGTAAACTGGGCTCCACCACTCGGCCCGGATGGAGTAGTAATCCTCTGAGCAGGCTGCGCAAACTGAGCCCCGCCACCTCTCGTAGATGGTGTGCTAATACGCTGGGGTTGCGCAAACTGGGCACCGCCACTTGGCCCGGTGGGTGTACTGATCCTCTGAGCAGGCTGAGTAAACTGAGCCCCGCCACCCATGCTCGAAGGTGTGCTTACCCTCTGAGGCTGGGCGATCTGAGGAGCGCCACCAGTTCCTGATGGCGTACTAATCCTCTGAGCAGGCTGCGCAAACTGAGCCCCTCCACCACTCGGGGCACTAATGCGCCCGCCGGAAGGTTGTGTGAATTGAGCTCCGCCACCGCCGGAAGGCCCAGTGATCCTCTGAGCAGGCTGCTGGGCAAACTGAGCCCCGCCACTTGGCCCGGTGGGTGTACTGATCCTCTGAGCAGGCTGAGTAAACTGAGCCCCGCCACCCATGCTCGAAGGTGTGCTTACCCTCTGAGGCTGGGCGATCTGAGGAGCGCCACCAGTTCCTGATGGCGTACTAATCCTCTGAGCAGGCTGCGCAAACTGAGCCCCTCCACCA harbors:
- a CDS encoding phosphatase PAP2 family protein, whose protein sequence is MPDVNQVDQYLLELINRHAIPGFDGFFRVSTHFGSVAFWLAAFAAYSLIGKKKLIAAIFILALLFGTVINEDIKNIVQRERPEGAIVGASLTPVNYSFPSQHAQTAFMLAALATALLGIKYGLYAYLFAGYVALSRMYLGVHYLTDVAAGAVIGIVIAELVMLALYFNGVTKKTGLTGRFIQLGGITPPVEIATRGQMIVGLIIFLTGTGIATLAMLTSQYIVSLVFIALTYIAILKLPLAYAFFKA
- a CDS encoding dihydromethanopterin reductase (acceptor), producing the protein MKKLRIAWGITGAGHYLRESYAVMGELKKEGHSITTFVSRAGEEVSRMYGLFDDLKEISDGTYLNEIFLDSAQGASFPKIGRFNLKRYDLFVLTPATSNTVAKIVFGIADTLVTNCAAQAMKSDVPCLIVPVDQESDVVSELPYTLDRSRCESCAECPPKAACPGEAIQDHIDLLKCQGCGTCVDLCLHGAISGGDPVPLTIRQVDARNTRMLAEMEHVQVISRPKRLLETVRKM
- a CDS encoding inositol monophosphatase family protein — encoded protein: MDDLSLVRRMAEQVRDATADYAADHKDFTDIITHRPRDVTRRIDMAAEEALDEAVIREGLKARIISEEIGERIVPAGAMPELTLLCDPVDGSNNFVSGITYYCTTLTLSRKPDGATFADLDAAAVSSPHMGTFYAARDRGAFLGDRPIKAVRTGYKPIYSIYVYGSGTIPLGIIKLQERDCIVRTMGSIALDICMVARGSFDAVIDTRNKVSGYDVMAAGLILQESGGNFSLLNGWSPDDLPLNSAGLSIIGAVDEKTRDRILLELEKYPD